One Aegilops tauschii subsp. strangulata cultivar AL8/78 chromosome 7, Aet v6.0, whole genome shotgun sequence genomic window carries:
- the LOC123494987 gene encoding uncharacterized protein encodes MVRNAHDDDADDFMPDRRDDVDAGKRPPKKKIPRNRGSHERLTELYNEFNDDQKAAVDTMGMRTLMNLLCTNLNNSVCDWLGRTYNPASKEFVIPRRGRIPLDEDAVYCTLGVPNGGVDVPYKVDREIQDRLFPEMFPGMTSMPLTSVAATMLAEMDNSGEEFKRLLLMYLISTVFAPTTSTHLSSRCFPVLANISNVANMNWCKFIAGFLHTALSKGIYNKGCRLHLMLTYLDNLDLSTVNLTAVGGLPAPHKFAASAWTDAAIKAVLAADAKPDGSFGKLQARFSFMHY; translated from the exons ATGGTACGCAACGCGCATGATGATGATGCCGACGATTTCATGCCTGATAGAAGGGACGATGTGGATGCTGGTAAACGTCCTCCGAAGAAG AAAATCCCACGTAACAGGGGATCGCATGAGCGTCTAACGGAGCTCTACAATGAATTCAATGATGATCAGAAGGCAGCTGTTGACACCATGGGTATGCGCACGCTCATGAACCTACTTTGCACCAACTTGAATAACAGCGTATGCGACTGGCTTGGGAGGACATACAATCCCGCGTCCAAAGAATTTGTCATCCCCCGCCGTGGAAGGATCCCTCTGGACGAGGACGCTGTTTACTGCACTCtaggtgtcccaaatggtggaGTGGATGTTCCCTACAAGGTGGACCGTGAAATCCAGGACCGGCTTTTCCCTGAAATGTTTCCGGGTATGACTTCAATGCCGCTCACCTCCGTTGCGGCCACTATGCTTGCTGAGATGGACAACAGTGGTGAAGAATTCAAGAGGTTACTGCTAATGTACCTCATTTCAACTGTTTTTGCGCCGACGACGTCCACACACCTTAGTAGCAGATGCTTTCCAGTACTT GCCAACATAAGCAATGTTGCCAATATGAACTGGTGCAAGTTCATTGCTGGTTTCCTCCATACCGCGCTTTCTAAAGGGATATACAACAAAGGGTGCCGTCTTCACCTCATG CTTACGTATCTTGATAACCTTGACCTAAGCACTGTGAACCTGACCGCCGTTGGTGGCCTACCTGCACCACACAAGTTCGCTGCTTCTGCTTGGACCGACGCTGCCATAAAGGCTGTTCTTGCTGCAGACGCAAAGCCTGATGGATCGTTCGGCAAACTGCAGGCTAGATTTTCTTTCATGCACTACTGA